The following are encoded together in the Solidesulfovibrio sp. genome:
- a CDS encoding glycine cleavage system H protein produces the protein MDIAGYNMPEDLYYDTYHFWTRVDGDLLVMGMDDFAEKLAGQIVFVQLPFEGKAVVAGKKFAKIESGKWLGTVYGPVDGEIVGVNQDLESNPALINQDCYGAGWMYRIRPKDPGQLSRLIHGGRDVLEPWLAADIKKFKQD, from the coding sequence ATGGACATCGCCGGCTACAACATGCCCGAGGATCTCTACTACGACACCTACCACTTCTGGACCCGCGTCGACGGCGACCTGCTCGTCATGGGCATGGACGACTTCGCCGAGAAGCTGGCCGGCCAGATCGTGTTCGTGCAGCTGCCCTTCGAGGGCAAGGCCGTGGTGGCCGGCAAGAAGTTCGCCAAGATCGAATCCGGCAAGTGGCTCGGCACGGTCTACGGCCCGGTGGACGGCGAGATCGTCGGCGTCAACCAGGACCTGGAGTCCAACCCGGCCCTGATCAACCAGGACTGCTACGGCGCCGGCTGGATGTACCGGATTCGGCCCAAGGACCCGGGGCAACTGAGCCGGCTCATCCACGGCGGCCGGGACGTCCTCGAACCTTGGCTTGCCGCGGACATCAAGAAATTCAAGCAGGACTAG
- a CDS encoding (Fe-S)-binding protein, with protein sequence MRQTAFPLARRLDMAACASCRLCVDVCPAVAATRDGSLSALGRMKGLRDLLRRRGGLWRRLLRLPEPTPEELKAFGASVFRCSLCGGCQEVCPLGIQLKELWLSLREELVRTGNNPKKIEMIRDNLEESRNVFAEDNAERADWVDDMRDPPDDGFQKDTAEVVFFTGCVGAYFPLAQKIPVALCEIFQASGVDFTLLGADEWCCGFPLVGAGLGEGLPAFIEHNVAAVAAKGARQVVFTCPSCYQIWREAYPQRFELYHASQFLTDLVAAGKVPLKPLEMTVTYHDPCDLGRGARVFDAPRDVLRAIPGLTLVEMGHNRENCLCCGGGGNLEMLDAELSAAMAKRKVEEAVATGAQAVVTTCQQCVRTMTTYARRNKVAIEVLDLTQLVRRALAG encoded by the coding sequence ATGCGTCAGACAGCCTTTCCCCTTGCCCGACGCCTGGACATGGCGGCTTGCGCCTCCTGCCGGCTGTGCGTCGACGTCTGTCCGGCCGTGGCCGCGACCCGGGACGGCTCCCTGTCGGCCCTTGGGCGCATGAAGGGCCTTAGGGACCTGCTGCGGCGCCGGGGCGGCCTGTGGCGCAGGCTGTTGCGCCTGCCCGAGCCCACGCCCGAGGAACTCAAGGCCTTCGGCGCCTCGGTCTTTCGCTGCTCGCTGTGCGGCGGTTGCCAGGAGGTCTGCCCCCTGGGCATCCAGCTCAAGGAGCTGTGGCTGTCGCTACGGGAAGAACTCGTGCGCACGGGCAACAACCCCAAAAAAATCGAGATGATCCGCGACAACCTCGAAGAGAGCCGCAACGTCTTCGCCGAGGACAACGCCGAACGGGCCGACTGGGTCGACGACATGCGCGATCCGCCGGACGACGGTTTCCAAAAGGACACGGCCGAGGTGGTCTTTTTCACGGGCTGCGTGGGGGCCTATTTCCCCCTGGCCCAGAAGATCCCCGTGGCCTTGTGCGAGATCTTCCAGGCAAGCGGCGTGGACTTCACCCTGCTTGGGGCCGACGAATGGTGCTGCGGCTTTCCGCTGGTCGGCGCCGGGCTTGGGGAAGGGCTGCCGGCGTTCATCGAGCACAACGTGGCGGCCGTGGCGGCCAAGGGCGCACGCCAAGTCGTCTTCACCTGCCCGTCCTGCTACCAGATCTGGCGCGAGGCCTATCCCCAGCGCTTCGAGCTTTACCACGCCTCGCAGTTTCTGACCGACCTGGTGGCCGCCGGCAAGGTGCCGCTCAAACCCCTGGAGATGACCGTGACCTATCACGACCCCTGCGACCTGGGGCGCGGGGCGCGGGTTTTCGACGCCCCGCGCGATGTCCTTCGGGCCATCCCGGGGCTGACCCTGGTGGAGATGGGCCACAACCGCGAAAACTGCCTGTGCTGCGGCGGCGGCGGCAACCTGGAGATGCTCGACGCCGAACTGTCCGCGGCCATGGCCAAGCGCAAGGTCGAGGAGGCCGTGGCCACGGGGGCGCAGGCCGTGGTCACCACCTGCCAGCAATGCGTGCGCACCATGACCACCTATGCCCGGCGCAACAAGGTGGCCATCGAGGTGCTGGACCTGACCCAACTGGTGCGGCGGGCCCTGGCCGGCTAG
- a CDS encoding lipoyl protein ligase domain-containing protein, with amino-acid sequence MRTWRLLDLPPLTAAENMALDEVLLELKGEGADVPNTLRFLQFSPRAVLVGFHQSVAEEVRVSYCRDNGIDINRRITGGGGLLFDESQIGWEIICDKAFFDLVVPTDRLFRELCRPVVAALRAMGIDARFRPRNDIEVAGRKLSGTGGTDHEGAFLFQGTLLTDFDVETMLKSLRIPVEKLKAKEIDSVKKRVTCLAWELGRAPEPAAVKAALARAFARHLGVRLEPAGLTPQEKRLLAERLPSFRSKEWIDLVNPKYEKTEVVQAAYKSPNGLARFTLAVNLPRKVLKNVFITGDFLSFPSRALFDLEAALRGLPLNADVLCGVIHRFFDEGRIAIPGMEAEDLCKPVRQALEKAAIARHGIPLEYCNQISLTNGSFDEVIARKPSALLLPYCSKLKDCDLRFTKDCRACGECTVGQAWAMGRERNMRNVCVTSFEDLMAELAGLRQAGARAFIGCCCQPFFTKHVDDFARAGLPGILVNIDDTTCYDLSQEDEAHQGTFASQTHLNLGLLAAVLDAARA; translated from the coding sequence ATGCGGACATGGCGACTGCTGGATTTGCCGCCCCTGACGGCGGCGGAGAACATGGCCCTGGACGAGGTGCTGCTGGAGCTCAAGGGCGAGGGGGCGGACGTGCCCAACACCCTGCGGTTTCTGCAATTTTCACCCCGGGCCGTGCTGGTCGGCTTCCACCAGTCGGTGGCCGAGGAGGTCCGGGTGTCCTACTGCCGGGACAACGGCATCGACATCAACCGCCGCATCACCGGCGGCGGGGGCCTGTTGTTCGACGAGAGCCAGATCGGCTGGGAAATCATCTGCGACAAGGCCTTCTTCGACCTGGTGGTGCCCACGGACCGGTTGTTTCGCGAATTGTGCCGGCCCGTGGTCGCGGCCTTGCGGGCCATGGGCATCGACGCCCGGTTCCGCCCCCGAAACGACATCGAGGTGGCCGGCCGCAAGCTCTCGGGCACGGGCGGCACCGACCACGAGGGGGCCTTCCTCTTCCAGGGAACGCTGCTGACCGACTTCGACGTCGAAACCATGCTCAAAAGCCTGCGCATCCCGGTGGAAAAGCTCAAGGCCAAGGAGATCGACTCGGTTAAAAAGCGCGTGACCTGCCTGGCCTGGGAACTGGGCCGCGCCCCGGAGCCGGCCGCGGTCAAGGCCGCCCTGGCCCGGGCCTTCGCCCGCCACCTGGGCGTGCGCCTGGAGCCGGCCGGGCTCACCCCGCAGGAGAAGCGCCTCCTGGCCGAGCGCCTGCCCTCTTTCCGCTCCAAGGAGTGGATCGACCTGGTCAACCCGAAATACGAGAAGACCGAGGTGGTCCAGGCCGCCTACAAGTCGCCAAACGGCCTGGCCCGCTTCACCCTGGCCGTCAACCTGCCCCGCAAGGTCCTCAAGAACGTCTTCATCACCGGCGACTTCCTGTCCTTTCCCAGCCGGGCGCTTTTTGACCTGGAGGCGGCCCTGCGCGGCCTGCCGCTTAACGCCGACGTCCTGTGCGGCGTCATCCACCGCTTTTTCGACGAAGGCCGCATCGCCATCCCGGGCATGGAGGCCGAGGACCTGTGCAAGCCCGTGCGCCAGGCCCTGGAAAAGGCCGCCATCGCCCGCCACGGCATCCCGCTCGAATACTGCAACCAGATCAGCCTGACCAACGGCAGCTTCGACGAGGTCATCGCCCGAAAGCCCTCGGCCCTGCTGCTGCCCTACTGCTCCAAGCTCAAGGACTGCGACCTGCGCTTTACCAAGGACTGCCGGGCCTGCGGCGAATGCACCGTGGGCCAGGCCTGGGCCATGGGCCGGGAGCGCAACATGCGAAACGTCTGCGTCACCAGTTTCGAGGACCTCATGGCCGAACTGGCCGGCCTGCGCCAGGCCGGGGCCCGGGCGTTCATCGGCTGCTGCTGCCAGCCCTTTTTCACCAAGCACGTGGACGACTTCGCCAGGGCCGGCCTGCCCGGCATCCTGGTCAACATCGACGACACCACCTGCTACGACCTGAGCCAGGAGGACGAGGCCCACCAAGGCACCTTCGCCAGCCAGACCCACCTCAACCTCGGCCTGCTGGCCGCCGTGCTGGACGCGGCCCGGGCCTGA
- a CDS encoding geranylgeranyl reductase family protein, with translation METLRCDVLVVGAGPAGSCAAREAAKAGADVLVVERRRRVGLPVQCAEYIPAPLVGEAGVGRGYVVQEVAGMRTWLQGGLIQELPAPGLMIRRDRFDQALAASASQAGARLLLGTAAIALSGRCLAATDAGGRQLAITARVVVGADGPHSRIGRAIGSANRHCLPAVQFRVRLTRPLTHTEVFFDDRIRGGYAWLFPKGEQANLGLGMLRPGPGLPGIVAVLRALWAELRAKGRIAGEPLGSCAGWIPAEAPRRVVAGGVLLAGDAAGHTHPITGAGIFQAVLGGKMAGAWAARAALSGDTGLLAGYQDAWDDFYGETLARAHVRRQLLESRPGDLESVIRRCWVGFREYYADA, from the coding sequence ATGGAAACGTTGCGCTGCGACGTGCTGGTGGTGGGGGCGGGGCCGGCCGGGTCGTGCGCCGCCCGGGAGGCGGCCAAGGCCGGGGCGGACGTCCTCGTGGTCGAGCGCCGCCGCCGGGTGGGCCTGCCCGTGCAGTGCGCCGAATACATCCCGGCGCCGCTTGTGGGCGAGGCCGGCGTCGGGCGCGGCTACGTCGTCCAGGAAGTGGCCGGCATGCGCACCTGGCTCCAGGGCGGCCTCATCCAGGAACTGCCCGCCCCGGGGCTCATGATCCGCCGCGACCGCTTCGACCAGGCCCTGGCCGCATCGGCCAGCCAGGCCGGGGCGCGCCTGCTCCTCGGCACCGCCGCCATCGCCCTGTCCGGCCGGTGCCTTGCGGCCACGGACGCGGGCGGCCGGCAGTTGGCCATCACCGCCAGGGTGGTCGTCGGCGCCGACGGCCCCCACTCCCGCATCGGCCGGGCCATCGGCTCGGCCAACCGCCACTGCCTGCCCGCCGTGCAGTTCCGGGTGCGCCTGACGCGGCCGCTGACCCACACCGAGGTCTTTTTCGACGACCGCATCCGCGGCGGCTACGCCTGGCTGTTCCCCAAGGGCGAACAGGCCAACCTGGGCCTGGGCATGCTGCGCCCCGGCCCGGGCCTGCCCGGGATCGTGGCCGTGCTGCGCGCGCTTTGGGCCGAACTGCGGGCCAAGGGCCGCATCGCCGGCGAACCGCTGGGGAGCTGCGCCGGCTGGATTCCGGCCGAGGCGCCGCGCCGCGTCGTTGCCGGCGGCGTGCTCCTGGCCGGGGACGCCGCCGGCCATACCCATCCCATAACCGGTGCCGGCATCTTCCAGGCCGTCCTGGGCGGCAAGATGGCTGGCGCCTGGGCGGCCCGGGCCGCCCTTTCCGGCGATACCGGCCTGCTCGCCGGCTACCAGGACGCATGGGACGATTTTTACGGCGAGACCCTGGCCCGGGCCCATGTCCGGCGACAGTTGCTGGAAAGCCGCCCGGGCGATCTGGAATCCGTCATCCGGCGCTGCTGGGTGGGCTTTCGGGAGTATTATGCGGACGCTTGA
- a CDS encoding radical SAM protein — MRTLETRLAQARELSFAHHGKRIGFHLPGMFTVGATRGRYPAVSITGDACALTCDHCRGKLLLPMIKAMTPQSLVEKCLALEADGHLGVLVSGGCGPDGDLPWEAFLPALAAVKATTRLTVSVHSGFVDRETARGLKAAGVDQALVDVIGSDDTYRAVYHVDGGLARLEASLAALTGAGLPVIPHIVCGLHYGELRGEARALDIVAEIDPDLVVILSLMNLPGTPMARVAPPPAEAVAELLIAARLRLPRAQMSLGCARPRGGERLETLAVAAGVNRLALPSDAARQRAAELGLAVDYRRTCCSVRHGPTENPW; from the coding sequence ATGCGGACGCTTGAAACGCGGCTTGCCCAGGCCCGGGAACTGTCCTTCGCACACCACGGGAAACGCATCGGCTTCCACCTGCCGGGCATGTTCACCGTGGGCGCGACCCGGGGCCGCTACCCGGCCGTCTCCATTACCGGCGACGCCTGCGCGCTCACCTGCGACCACTGCCGGGGCAAACTCCTGTTACCCATGATCAAGGCCATGACCCCGCAGTCCCTGGTGGAGAAATGCCTGGCCCTGGAGGCGGACGGGCATCTGGGCGTGCTTGTCAGCGGCGGCTGCGGCCCGGACGGCGACCTGCCCTGGGAGGCCTTCCTGCCGGCCCTGGCCGCGGTCAAGGCCACGACGAGGCTCACCGTCTCCGTGCACAGCGGCTTCGTCGACCGGGAGACCGCCCGGGGCCTCAAGGCGGCCGGCGTGGACCAGGCACTCGTCGACGTCATCGGCAGCGACGACACCTACCGCGCCGTCTACCACGTGGACGGCGGGCTCGCCCGCCTGGAGGCGTCGCTGGCCGCCCTGACCGGGGCCGGGCTCCCCGTCATTCCCCATATCGTGTGCGGCCTGCACTACGGCGAGTTGCGCGGCGAAGCCCGCGCCCTGGACATCGTGGCCGAAATCGACCCGGACCTGGTCGTCATCCTGTCGCTCATGAACCTGCCGGGCACGCCCATGGCGCGCGTGGCACCGCCGCCGGCCGAAGCCGTGGCCGAGTTGCTCATCGCCGCGCGGCTGCGCCTGCCCCGGGCGCAAATGAGCCTCGGCTGCGCCCGGCCCCGGGGCGGCGAGCGCCTGGAGACCCTCGCCGTGGCGGCCGGCGTCAACCGCCTGGCCCTGCCCTCGGACGCGGCCCGGCAGCGGGCCGCAGAACTGGGACTGGCCGTCGACTACCGCCGGACCTGCTGTTCGGTGCGCCACGGCCCGACCGAAAACCCGTGGTGA
- a CDS encoding radical SAM protein: MEPLEASRHATPNDPLRESPTYLRLSLAAAMTLGFAPGLFYRDARLSCINLLLTYASGCAARCAYCGLSGERPDGAGGQSFIRVTWPTHSLDDITQAIAARRDRVKRICISMLTNRRCARDTETVCRRLRQRFDIPVSLLVSPTVIDRDDLLAFKKAGADKVGVAIDLATPELFDRYRGAGVGGPHHWDAYWRCLGQAIDIFGRGFAGAHFMVGLGETEADMCAAMARVREMGGNTHLFSFFPEPASALADHPQPPMEQYRRVQLARYLIDAGRTRAERFAYDEAGRIASYGLPGDVIQAVVASGEPFRTSGCTGYDGTVACNRPYANSRPGPDIRNYPFKPDRNDIRRIRRQMR; the protein is encoded by the coding sequence ATGGAACCGCTGGAAGCGTCGCGACACGCCACCCCGAACGATCCCTTGCGGGAAAGCCCGACCTATCTCCGCCTGAGCCTGGCCGCCGCCATGACCCTGGGCTTCGCTCCGGGGCTCTTCTACCGCGACGCGCGGCTTTCCTGCATCAACCTGCTTTTGACCTACGCCTCGGGCTGCGCCGCCCGCTGCGCCTACTGCGGCCTGTCCGGCGAGCGGCCGGACGGGGCGGGCGGACAAAGCTTCATCCGCGTCACCTGGCCCACGCATTCCCTGGACGACATCACCCAAGCCATCGCCGCGCGCCGGGACCGGGTCAAACGCATCTGCATCTCCATGCTGACCAACCGCCGCTGCGCCCGGGACACGGAAACCGTCTGCCGCCGGCTGCGCCAACGCTTCGACATCCCGGTGTCGCTGCTCGTCTCGCCCACGGTCATCGACCGCGACGACCTGCTGGCCTTCAAGAAGGCCGGCGCGGACAAGGTCGGCGTGGCCATCGACCTGGCCACCCCGGAACTCTTCGACCGCTACCGGGGGGCCGGCGTGGGCGGCCCCCACCACTGGGACGCCTATTGGCGCTGCCTGGGCCAGGCCATCGACATCTTCGGCCGGGGGTTCGCCGGCGCCCATTTCATGGTCGGCCTGGGCGAGACCGAGGCGGACATGTGCGCCGCCATGGCCCGGGTGCGGGAGATGGGCGGCAACACCCACCTGTTCTCCTTTTTCCCCGAACCGGCCTCGGCCCTGGCCGACCACCCCCAGCCGCCCATGGAACAATACCGCCGGGTGCAGCTGGCCCGCTACCTCATCGACGCCGGCCGGACCCGGGCCGAGCGCTTCGCCTACGACGAGGCCGGCCGGATCGCGTCCTACGGCCTGCCCGGGGACGTCATCCAGGCGGTCGTGGCCTCGGGCGAGCCCTTCCGCACCAGCGGCTGCACCGGCTACGACGGTACGGTCGCCTGCAACCGGCCCTACGCCAATTCGCGGCCGGGGCCGGACATCCGCAACTACCCCTTCAAGCCCGACCGCAACGACATCCGACGCATCCGCCGGCAGATGAGGTAG
- a CDS encoding sulfide-dependent adenosine diphosphate thiazole synthase translates to MPLDERIITEAILETYCAKFKSCLDLDTAVVGGGPSGLVAAMLLAREGFNVALYERKLSLGGGMWGGGMTWNVIVVQKESLRLLTDVGVPVTRFRDGYYTADAPTAASTLAAAACQAGVKVFNCVSVEDVVLREVDGAKRVTGLVLNSSAVELAGLHVDPLVVGARYVIEATGHAVEVLKTLVRKNDVELLTPSGGIEGEQSLWAEVAETNTLRNTREVFPGLYVAGMAANASFGSYRMGPIFGGMLLSGEKAAREIAGRLRDRHEHA, encoded by the coding sequence ATGCCCCTGGACGAACGCATCATCACCGAAGCCATCCTCGAAACCTATTGCGCCAAGTTCAAGTCGTGCCTCGACCTCGACACGGCCGTTGTCGGCGGCGGCCCCTCGGGGCTGGTCGCGGCCATGCTCCTGGCCCGGGAGGGCTTCAACGTCGCCCTCTACGAACGCAAGCTGTCCCTGGGCGGCGGCATGTGGGGCGGCGGCATGACCTGGAACGTCATCGTGGTCCAGAAGGAGAGCCTGCGGCTACTCACCGACGTGGGCGTGCCGGTGACGCGCTTTCGCGACGGCTACTACACGGCCGATGCCCCGACCGCCGCCTCGACCCTGGCCGCGGCCGCCTGCCAGGCCGGGGTCAAGGTCTTCAATTGCGTCAGCGTCGAGGACGTGGTGCTGCGCGAGGTCGACGGGGCCAAGCGGGTGACCGGGCTGGTGCTCAATTCCTCGGCCGTGGAACTGGCCGGCCTGCACGTGGACCCGCTGGTGGTGGGCGCCCGGTACGTCATTGAGGCCACGGGCCATGCCGTGGAGGTGCTCAAGACCCTCGTGCGCAAAAACGACGTGGAACTGCTCACGCCAAGCGGCGGCATCGAGGGCGAACAGTCCTTGTGGGCGGAGGTGGCCGAAACCAACACCCTAAGAAACACCCGGGAGGTCTTCCCGGGACTCTACGTGGCCGGCATGGCCGCCAACGCCAGTTTCGGCTCCTACCGCATGGGCCCGATCTTCGGCGGCATGCTGCTTTCCGGCGAAAAGGCCGCCCGGGAAATCGCCGGCAGGCTGCGCGACCGCCACGAACACGCGTAG
- a CDS encoding 2,3-butanediol dehydrogenase — MSETMRAAVWYGKKDVRVETVPVPPPPAPGWVKIKVAWCGICGSDLHEYLAGPIFIPVGAPHPLTGKQGSLILGHEFTGTVVAVGEGVTNLRLGDRVAPDACQHCGVCGPCQVGRYNVCEKLAFTGLHNDGAFAPYVNVPAELCYILPEGVDFEAGAVIEPLATGFKAVREAGSILGDTVAIIGAGTIGLGVLQAAKAAGAGKVIVLEMSAARTAKAWECGADVVLSPKECDPVAEVKKLTGGSGADVSFECVGHKLTGPLAVDLIRNIGKAIIVGIFEEPSSFNFFSLSGTDKTVVGTLAYTIRDFKGVATHLASGRIKAEPLITGRIGLEDIVEKGFLELINNKDENIKILVKPED, encoded by the coding sequence ATGAGCGAAACGATGCGCGCCGCCGTCTGGTATGGGAAAAAGGATGTCCGCGTGGAGACCGTGCCTGTTCCGCCGCCCCCCGCGCCCGGCTGGGTCAAGATCAAGGTCGCCTGGTGCGGCATCTGCGGCTCGGACCTGCACGAATACCTGGCCGGCCCGATCTTCATTCCGGTGGGCGCCCCCCATCCCCTGACCGGCAAACAGGGCAGCCTCATCCTCGGCCACGAGTTCACGGGCACGGTGGTGGCGGTGGGCGAAGGCGTGACCAACCTGCGGCTGGGCGACCGGGTGGCGCCGGATGCCTGCCAGCATTGCGGGGTGTGCGGCCCCTGCCAGGTCGGCCGCTACAATGTCTGCGAAAAACTGGCCTTCACCGGCCTGCACAACGACGGCGCCTTCGCCCCCTACGTCAACGTGCCGGCCGAGCTGTGCTACATCCTGCCCGAGGGAGTGGACTTCGAGGCCGGAGCGGTCATCGAGCCCCTGGCCACGGGATTCAAGGCCGTGCGCGAGGCCGGTTCCATCCTCGGCGACACGGTGGCCATCATCGGTGCCGGCACCATCGGCCTGGGCGTGCTGCAGGCGGCCAAGGCCGCCGGCGCGGGCAAGGTCATCGTGCTGGAGATGTCGGCCGCCCGCACGGCCAAGGCCTGGGAATGCGGCGCCGACGTGGTGCTGAGCCCCAAGGAATGCGACCCCGTGGCCGAGGTGAAAAAGCTCACCGGCGGCAGCGGCGCCGACGTCTCCTTCGAATGCGTGGGGCACAAGCTGACCGGCCCCCTGGCCGTGGACCTCATCCGCAACATCGGCAAGGCCATCATCGTGGGCATCTTCGAGGAGCCCAGTTCCTTTAACTTCTTCAGCTTAAGCGGCACGGACAAGACCGTCGTCGGCACCCTGGCCTACACCATCCGCGACTTCAAGGGCGTGGCCACCCATCTGGCCAGCGGCCGGATCAAGGCCGAGCCCCTCATTACCGGCCGCATCGGCCTGGAAGACATCGTGGAAAAGGGCTTTTTGGAGTTGATCAACAACAAGGACGAAAACATCAAGATCCTCGTCAAGCCCGAGGACTAG
- a CDS encoding ATP-binding cassette domain-containing protein, translated as MTSASARPAHKKGLSVSDLRAVREGRTVIEDLRFHVEPGAFVGLFGPPGCGKSMLLRLLAGLEIPAFGRIAWDGRPVAGQDLDRGLVLCDSGLFPWLSLRDNLLLACEAARPDSPPGHGRALAEDYLALAGLGDDLDRRPLELTRGGRLRASLVRALALGSPVLFLDDPFCLLEPRERTALEDLLPRLVAGASPRRTVVMATEDLDEALYLADRVIGLPPAAGPAVYDEPLPVLRPRSRDDLYAARVFQDLRRLLRDSYRQERRRRLAAREFFGFGEGI; from the coding sequence ATGACGTCCGCCAGCGCCCGGCCGGCGCACAAGAAGGGATTGTCCGTCAGCGACCTGCGCGCGGTGCGCGAGGGCCGCACCGTGATCGAGGACCTGCGGTTTCACGTCGAGCCCGGGGCGTTCGTGGGCCTTTTCGGCCCGCCCGGCTGCGGCAAGTCGATGCTGCTGCGGCTGCTGGCGGGCCTGGAGATTCCGGCCTTCGGCCGGATCGCCTGGGACGGCCGCCCGGTGGCCGGCCAGGACCTCGACCGGGGGCTGGTCCTTTGCGACAGCGGGCTTTTTCCCTGGCTGAGCCTTCGGGACAACCTGCTTCTGGCCTGCGAGGCGGCCCGGCCGGACAGCCCGCCCGGGCACGGCCGCGCCCTGGCCGAGGACTATCTGGCCCTGGCCGGGCTCGGCGACGACCTGGACCGGCGGCCCCTGGAGCTGACCAGGGGCGGGCGGCTGCGGGCCAGCCTGGTGCGGGCGTTGGCCCTGGGCTCGCCGGTGCTGTTTCTCGACGATCCGTTCTGTCTGCTGGAGCCCCGGGAGCGCACCGCCCTGGAGGACCTGCTTCCCCGGCTCGTGGCCGGCGCGAGCCCACGGCGCACCGTGGTCATGGCCACCGAGGACCTGGACGAGGCCCTGTACCTGGCCGACCGCGTCATCGGGCTGCCGCCGGCGGCCGGGCCGGCGGTGTACGACGAGCCGCTGCCCGTTCTCCGGCCGCGGTCCCGGGACGACCTGTACGCGGCCCGGGTGTTCCAGGACCTGCGGCGCCTGCTGCGCGACAGCTACCGCCAGGAGCGGCGCCGCCGCCTGGCGGCCCGGGAGTTCTTCGGTTTCGGCGAAGGGATCTGA